TCACACCCGGACCGAAGTCGCGGGCTCTCGTCTGCACCGCCCCGGCATGGTAACTCTGCGCGACGGTCAGATCCAGCCAATTGAAGGTATTCGTTCCATCGTGCTCCAGTACACGATTGCGCAGCGCATAGGTCAGAAGGTTTTTCTTCGGCAGATCATCGATTTGATCGATCTGCGCGATCTTCGATTGATCGGTCCCCGGCACATATTCATACATGACCGTCGGCTCAATCGTATGAAGAAGACTGCCGCCACCGTCCAAGCCGAATCGCCGGCTCAACTTCGACGTGGCATCGATTCCGGCCCAGAAAGTTTCTCGATGGAGCGACGCATCAGATTGCGCGCCACGGGTATAGTAGACTTCACGAAACTTCGCCTGCGGAGTCAGACCCACGACATGCCCCAAATCAATGACGTCAGTGGAAATCCCCGGCACGACATTCACGCGATTCAACGAGAACCCTTCTTCCCGGTAAAAATTGACGAAGTCCCCTTCCATCCCGAACAACAAGGGCGAGTTAAAGAGCGGGACATTCGGCAAGGTGTAGCCGGTCTCGGGAAGCCGCTGGAAGGTATCCCTTCCTCCGGACTGAAGCGGTTGCAGGTATTGCCCGAGGATGTACGCATTGCCGTACGGCAGCCGCTGATTCAGCAGCAGGTTCGACTCGTTGCTGGGTAAGGCTCGCTGGCTGCCTGAGTTACTCAACTGCTGGAGGTAGTTGGGATCGGTGACAAAATTCGCATTCCCCCGTAGCAGCAGCGTTTCGGTAAACTGCTGCGTGTGCGTCCCGGCAATAAGCGCGCGCGCCTGCTTCACATCCGAACTGGTCTGATCGACCCCGGTGACATTCGGCAGCGCAGTCTGCTGCAGATAGCTCACGTACCACTGACCCCGGGATTTCTGGTCGATCACATAGCGATATTCTACATCGCTCCCGTAGCCAAGCTTACTGTAGTAGGACGGCGCGATGGTCAAGTCCTGGCTCGGATTGATCGCCCAGTAGAAACTGTCCTGGAGGTGTACGCCGAATCGACTATCGAAACCCACCTGAGGGACCAAAAACCCGCTCCGCCGGTTCGACAAGGGATAGGTGATCGTGGGAAACGGAACGACCGGCACATCCGCAACGCACAGCCAGGCCCCTTTCAACGCCAACGTGTCTCCGACGTTCAAATCCATATCGTCAAACTTGAACCGCCAGGCCGGCACCTCCCCGTCCTGCGCGTCACAATTCGTAAACGCCCCTTCCTTCACACGATAGTGATATTCGGAGAACCGCTGCAGCAGACGCCCACCCACGAGCGTATTGGATTGAGGGACATAGAGCTGCCCATGGGTAATGACACCGGCCTCGGTATTCACATTGAAGTCCATCCGCTCCGTCGTCACGTCGGCCTGCGGATCCGTCAAATGCACGTGCCCCGATGCGTGAACCACCCCAGAGAGCGCTTCAATCGTGACGTGGTCGGCGGTCAGACGCATGGTGCCCTGCAGGATCACCACAGACCCATCCGCCTCGTATACCTCTTGGTCCTGCCGATAGTCGATTCGATTGGCCGTAACATCGAGAGGAGCAGAACCGGATGCCGAGGTACCCGGCACAACCGACTTGGATTTAGCCCAGACGAGACAGGGAAAGCAGAACAGAAAAACCACCGCGAAAACACAGAGTCTGCCCGCTGTCCATGACCGTCCACTCACCATGCTAACCCCTGAGCGGAGACAAGCCACAGCCGCGGACCAACGCTTTCACTTCGCCCACCAGCATGAGCGATCCGGTGACACAGATCAGATCCTGCACGGTCGCCCGGGCTTTTGCCAGCGCCAGCGCATCCGCCGTGGACGGAGCGACGTGACACGGAGAGAACCGGAATCCAACCGTCTCTCGCAGTTCCTCCACAGACGCCGAACGGGCCATATCCACCTGCGTCAATATCGCTTCAGAGATCAGCCGGTAGAACGGCTCGACAAAGCGCGCGTGATCTTTGTCACGCATCATGCCCAAGACAAGAATCAACCGAGACTCCGGTCGCGATGCGCACCACTCCGTCAAATATTCGGCCAACACATGGGCTGCGGCCGGATTGTGGGCTCCGTCGAGCAACAGAACCGGACCTCGCTCCACCACTTCCAATCGCCCTTCCCAGAGCACCGACGCCAGCCCCCGGCGCACCGCCGCCTCATCAACCGATATCCCACGCCCTTCGGCCGCGTCGAGCAATGCCAGAGCACAGGCAGCATTATCCAGCTGATGGCGTCCGGCAAGCGCACTGGTCAATCCGTCGAACTCCCTGGATCGTCCGCGATACGACACGGCTCCCAGCCCAGCACTGGCTGCATAAAAATCGGTCCCCAGTCGCGTGAGTGGCGCCTCGCGATCCATCGCCGTCCGACGAATCACTTCCCACGCCGGCCCGTCGATGCGACCCACGACGACCGGGATGCCCGGCTTAATAATCCCGGCCTTTTCAAATGCGATAGCGTCTTCCGTCGTGCCAAGATATTCCTGATGGTCCAGCGCAATCGTGGTAATCGCACAAGCCACTGGCTCCACCACATTCGTTGCGTCGAACCGGCCGCCCATCCCAACTTCCAAGACCGCCACATCGACTCCGGACTCGGCAAAATGGAGAAACGCCATCGCCGTCGTCAGCTCAAAGAACGTCGGGGTCAGGCCGGATGGCACGCTCGCCTGAAGCTGTGCAGTGAGCTCCGCCACCTGCGCTTCAGCGATCATGGTCTGATTGACACGGATCCGCTCGCGAAAATCGACGAGATGCGGAGACGTGTATAACCCCACCCGATAACCGGCCGCCTGCAGCATGGCCGCCGTCATGGCCGCCGTCGACCCTTTGCCGTTGGTGCCGCCGATATGCAGACTCCGGAACCGGCGCTCGGGATGGCCCAGCCGGCCCAAGAGCGTCCGCATGGTCTCAAGCCCCAGCTTGATTCCATGTTTCTGGAGTCCGTAGAGATACTCGATGGCGGATGAATAGGTCATGCACTGAGCCGGGCAGGATGCACTGCACTAGAAATGAGCAACGAGAGTGCCGAGGGTTTCTTTTAACTGTTTCCGCTCGACGATCATATCGATCATCCCATGCTCAAGGAGAAACTCCGCCCGCTGAAACTGATCGGGCAACTGCTGCTTGATCGTCTGCTCGATCACACGGGGGCCGGCAAACCCGATCAAGGCCTTCGGTTCCGCAATAATCACATCGCCCAGCATCGCAATGCTCGCCGTCACTCCCCCGAAGGTCGGATCAGCCAAGATGGAGATAAACGGCAGCTTGGATTCACCCAGCTTCGCCACGGCCGTCGACGTTTTCGCCATTTGCATCAACGAGAGAATGCCCTCCTGCATGCGCGCGCCGCCCGACGCGGTCACCAAGACCACGGGACGCTTCTTCTCCAGTGCGCGATCGACTGCCCGGCAAAACTTTTCCCCGACGACCGATCCCATGCTGCCGCCCATAAAGCTGAAGTCGAACACACAGAAAACGACCGGCTGTCCATCGACCAATCCTTCGCCGATCATTAAGGCATCCTTGCGTCCGGTTTTTTCCTGCTGCGCCTTGACCCGATCTCGATAGGACTTCGTGTCGTGAAAATTGAGGGGATCCTTGGCTTCCAACTCCGCATCCCACTCCTTAAACGTGCCAAGATCGACGAGCAACGCGATCCGCTCCATCACGGAGATGGGAAAATGATAATCGCACTTCGGGCACACCTTGTTGTTCCGATCGACTTCCTTGCGATAGACGATTTCCCGGCAGTGGTTGCACTTGAGCCACATCCCTTCAGCGCCTTTGGATCGCGGCGGCACTTCGGAGCCGGTCGTTTTCTGCTTTTTAAACCAGGCCATAGTCGTATCCTCTTCGCTCGAACGATCACGATCAGACGCGCACGTCACACACCCCTCACAGGGCACCGAAGAATAGCATAGCCGCCAAAATGACGCACGCGCAATTCAACGGGAAACACGTAAAGAGGAACGGGAGCTAGAGGCCGTCCGGAGAGAGAACCAATCGATACAACATCCACAATCCAAGCCCGACACTCCCCAGACTCGCCGCGCTTTGCACTGCAAAAAATGCCCGCTGGCCGACAGCCTGTGAATAGATGACCGGCACACTCAGCGTCAGCCCGATCATCAGCATACCGCCGATTGAACCGAGACCAAACACCGCGATGTAGAGTAACCCCTGCGCGATGCCGCTGGTATTCGAGGCGATCACCAGCATCAAGGCTGCAGACCCTGCCACTCCGTGGGCCATCCCGATCAAGAGCGGCCGGAGCGACTGCCTGGTCCAATGCGGATGGGCATGATCCTCACGCCGCTGATGGCTATGCAAATGCACATGCGGCTCGCCGTCATGGACGTGACGATGGAGATGCCATCGCTCACGAAACAGTTTGAGCGCCAGCGTGCCGCCCAACACAACAAGCAAGAGCCCCACCCCACATTCGGCCAGCAGAGCCAATGGTTCAGGAATATGAATTCCTGACACCAATACCACAGCACCGACAATCAGCAGGGTCAGGGTATGCCCCACTCCCCACCAAAGACCCACCAGACCGGAGGCGCGCATGGAGGGACGCTCCGCCAGGACCGTAG
The DNA window shown above is from Nitrospira lenta and carries:
- a CDS encoding LPS-assembly protein LptD yields the protein MVSGRSWTAGRLCVFAVVFLFCFPCLVWAKSKSVVPGTSASGSAPLDVTANRIDYRQDQEVYEADGSVVILQGTMRLTADHVTIEALSGVVHASGHVHLTDPQADVTTERMDFNVNTEAGVITHGQLYVPQSNTLVGGRLLQRFSEYHYRVKEGAFTNCDAQDGEVPAWRFKFDDMDLNVGDTLALKGAWLCVADVPVVPFPTITYPLSNRRSGFLVPQVGFDSRFGVHLQDSFYWAINPSQDLTIAPSYYSKLGYGSDVEYRYVIDQKSRGQWYVSYLQQTALPNVTGVDQTSSDVKQARALIAGTHTQQFTETLLLRGNANFVTDPNYLQQLSNSGSQRALPSNESNLLLNQRLPYGNAYILGQYLQPLQSGGRDTFQRLPETGYTLPNVPLFNSPLLFGMEGDFVNFYREEGFSLNRVNVVPGISTDVIDLGHVVGLTPQAKFREVYYTRGAQSDASLHRETFWAGIDATSKLSRRFGLDGGGSLLHTIEPTVMYEYVPGTDQSKIAQIDQIDDLPKKNLLTYALRNRVLEHDGTNTFNWLDLTVAQSYHAGAVQTRARDFGPGVTPPLGSLTQPLQPATVAVQGRKFSDVWMRAVIGNTAPQFTQSQMAAQAFGRGAGNFGTQRPTINQYLTVDAFFDPYRGQLSQWNTDLRIQESTNWYLEVGQRFSRDGNRERRGDIWNPISFNEVYAPTPEIQFATAGGGFRTPWGWTIGAKGYYDLKTKRSPEYDIVALYQNPCKCWSLGLFYLQFPDRAQYNFMLNLTGIGWTENFGTQVMRSILSPLLWGERGLPWASPTGPYGRFQSGASTGGAPGR
- a CDS encoding sulfite exporter TauE/SafE family protein, giving the protein MFEFNLLTFLTVGFVLGLRHALDADHLAAVSTVLAERPSMRASGLVGLWWGVGHTLTLLIVGAVVLVSGIHIPEPLALLAECGVGLLLVVLGGTLALKLFRERWHLHRHVHDGEPHVHLHSHQRREDHAHPHWTRQSLRPLLIGMAHGVAGSAALMLVIASNTSGIAQGLLYIAVFGLGSIGGMLMIGLTLSVPVIYSQAVGQRAFFAVQSAASLGSVGLGLWMLYRLVLSPDGL
- a CDS encoding bifunctional folylpolyglutamate synthase/dihydrofolate synthase translates to MTYSSAIEYLYGLQKHGIKLGLETMRTLLGRLGHPERRFRSLHIGGTNGKGSTAAMTAAMLQAAGYRVGLYTSPHLVDFRERIRVNQTMIAEAQVAELTAQLQASVPSGLTPTFFELTTAMAFLHFAESGVDVAVLEVGMGGRFDATNVVEPVACAITTIALDHQEYLGTTEDAIAFEKAGIIKPGIPVVVGRIDGPAWEVIRRTAMDREAPLTRLGTDFYAASAGLGAVSYRGRSREFDGLTSALAGRHQLDNAACALALLDAAEGRGISVDEAAVRRGLASVLWEGRLEVVERGPVLLLDGAHNPAAAHVLAEYLTEWCASRPESRLILVLGMMRDKDHARFVEPFYRLISEAILTQVDMARSASVEELRETVGFRFSPCHVAPSTADALALAKARATVQDLICVTGSLMLVGEVKALVRGCGLSPLRG
- the accD gene encoding acetyl-CoA carboxylase, carboxyltransferase subunit beta gives rise to the protein MAWFKKQKTTGSEVPPRSKGAEGMWLKCNHCREIVYRKEVDRNNKVCPKCDYHFPISVMERIALLVDLGTFKEWDAELEAKDPLNFHDTKSYRDRVKAQQEKTGRKDALMIGEGLVDGQPVVFCVFDFSFMGGSMGSVVGEKFCRAVDRALEKKRPVVLVTASGGARMQEGILSLMQMAKTSTAVAKLGESKLPFISILADPTFGGVTASIAMLGDVIIAEPKALIGFAGPRVIEQTIKQQLPDQFQRAEFLLEHGMIDMIVERKQLKETLGTLVAHF